One segment of Comamonas thiooxydans DNA contains the following:
- a CDS encoding HpcH/HpaI aldolase/citrate lyase family protein has product MDIRHPIDTRLQPLLYGTERIRGLFNGLPSPAIIEMCAYAGFRFVIIDNEHGCADLETTENMLRAARASGIIPVVRCLEHDLPRVLDMGAGAVQIPMVSTAAKARELVSKVRYPRIGQRGSAFSTRAAGYGAFGGMPHTERSNRDISLIVMIETPEGVRNAAEIAAVDGVDAVFIGPNDLSHAMGFDNNWAAPDVENAMERTIRAVTAAGKCAGTVALTHEAEQKYAAWGARYFANVSTSIFTQALRKATSEGDAGSVKIEY; this is encoded by the coding sequence ATGGACATCCGCCACCCCATCGATACCCGCCTCCAACCCCTGCTGTATGGAACGGAACGCATCCGCGGCCTCTTCAACGGCTTGCCGAGCCCCGCCATCATCGAGATGTGCGCCTATGCCGGTTTCCGCTTCGTGATCATCGACAACGAACACGGCTGCGCTGACCTGGAGACCACCGAGAACATGCTTCGCGCAGCACGGGCCAGCGGAATAATTCCCGTGGTGCGCTGCCTGGAACACGACCTGCCCCGCGTGCTCGATATGGGCGCTGGCGCCGTGCAGATTCCGATGGTCAGTACGGCGGCGAAAGCCCGCGAGCTGGTCAGCAAGGTGCGCTACCCCCGCATTGGCCAACGCGGCAGCGCGTTCAGCACGCGTGCGGCTGGCTACGGCGCGTTTGGCGGCATGCCGCACACCGAACGCAGCAACCGTGACATCTCGCTCATCGTGATGATCGAGACTCCCGAAGGCGTACGCAACGCCGCCGAGATCGCCGCAGTCGACGGTGTGGACGCCGTCTTCATCGGTCCCAACGATCTGTCGCACGCCATGGGCTTTGACAACAACTGGGCTGCTCCGGATGTCGAAAATGCCATGGAGCGCACCATTCGCGCCGTAACCGCTGCCGGCAAATGCGCGGGCACGGTAGCGCTCACCCATGAGGCCGAGCAGAAATACGCCGCATGGGGTGCTCGTTACTTTGCCAATGTTTCGACCAGCATCTTCACGCAGGCGCTGCGCAAGGCCACCAGCGAAGGCGATGCCGGCAGCGTCAAAATCGAGTATTGA
- a CDS encoding SDR family NAD(P)-dependent oxidoreductase, which yields MNALPRTPSFRLDGKRALVTGGSRGIGLAIAVALAEAGATVTLAARSEPELRDACARINAELGGSACDHVVLDVTKPQSVDALLDAHAPFHILVNNAGMNRPRHLVELGNEDIDAVLNLNVKAAFYVSRAVARSMLKAGQGGSLINVSSQMGLVGSPGRTLYCASKHALEGMTKALAWELGRSGIRVNTLCPTFIETEMTADMFRQPGFKNWVLERIALGRLGRTEEIMGAAVFLASDASSLVTGSALMLDGGWTAA from the coding sequence ATGAACGCACTGCCCCGTACCCCCAGCTTCCGGCTGGATGGCAAGCGCGCACTCGTGACAGGCGGTAGCCGCGGCATTGGTCTGGCCATTGCCGTTGCACTGGCAGAGGCTGGCGCCACCGTCACGCTGGCTGCGCGATCCGAGCCCGAACTGCGCGACGCCTGTGCACGAATCAACGCCGAGTTGGGTGGCAGCGCCTGCGACCATGTGGTGCTTGATGTCACCAAGCCGCAGAGCGTGGATGCACTGCTTGATGCCCATGCGCCTTTCCACATTCTCGTGAACAACGCCGGCATGAACCGTCCCAGGCACCTGGTGGAGCTGGGCAACGAAGACATTGATGCCGTGCTGAACCTGAATGTGAAGGCCGCGTTCTATGTTTCGCGTGCAGTCGCGCGCAGCATGCTGAAAGCGGGGCAAGGCGGCAGCCTGATCAACGTCTCGTCGCAGATGGGCCTCGTCGGAAGCCCCGGTCGCACGCTGTATTGCGCCTCCAAACATGCGCTGGAAGGCATGACAAAGGCCTTGGCGTGGGAGCTGGGCAGGTCTGGCATCCGTGTGAACACGCTGTGTCCGACCTTCATCGAGACCGAGATGACCGCAGACATGTTCCGGCAACCGGGCTTCAAAAACTGGGTGCTAGAGCGCATTGCACTGGGGCGCCTCGGACGGACGGAGGAAATCATGGGGGCCGCCGTGTTCCTGGCCAGCGATGCCTCAAGCCTAGTCACTGGCAGCGCCCTGATGCTCGATGGAGGATGGACAGCGGCATGA
- a CDS encoding LacI family DNA-binding transcriptional regulator — MKLQVTAQDVARLAEVSQSAVSRTFTPGASVSENTRAKVILAAQTLGYRPNALARSLITRRSRMIALVMSYLENQFYPLVIQALSQKLQKQGYHVLMFISEMDEADAVLTDILQYQVDGVVMASTVLSPALTKTCTDAGVPVVMFNRVPDTGGFARPITSSVTSDNYRGGRMIAELLVSRGYRRLAFLAGLENSSTNLDRERGFLDALEEARLSLHSRAVGNFSFEGARQATRDLFADARHRPEAVFVANDHMAIAAMDVLRQELGLRVPQDVAVVGFDDVPQAAWGAYQLTTVVQSVEDMVSATVTLLHEQMQGEVNPRNVVIPARLVERATVGRVAA, encoded by the coding sequence ATGAAACTACAGGTAACTGCACAGGACGTTGCGCGCCTCGCGGAGGTCTCCCAATCCGCCGTCAGCCGCACCTTCACCCCCGGGGCAAGCGTCTCGGAAAACACGCGCGCCAAGGTGATTCTGGCCGCTCAGACCTTGGGCTACCGGCCCAACGCCTTGGCGCGCAGCCTCATCACCCGGCGCAGCAGGATGATCGCGCTGGTAATGAGCTATCTCGAAAATCAGTTCTATCCGCTGGTGATACAGGCGCTGTCGCAGAAACTGCAGAAGCAGGGCTACCACGTGCTCATGTTCATCAGCGAGATGGACGAAGCCGATGCCGTACTCACCGACATCCTGCAGTACCAGGTGGACGGCGTGGTGATGGCGTCCACCGTGCTGTCCCCTGCCCTGACCAAGACCTGTACCGATGCGGGTGTGCCAGTGGTGATGTTCAACCGTGTGCCTGATACGGGTGGGTTTGCCCGCCCTATCACCAGTTCCGTCACCTCGGACAACTACCGTGGTGGTCGCATGATCGCGGAGCTGCTCGTGTCTCGTGGCTACCGCAGACTCGCATTTCTGGCAGGTCTGGAAAATTCCTCCACCAACCTCGATCGCGAACGTGGCTTTCTGGATGCCCTGGAGGAAGCCCGGCTGTCGCTGCACAGCCGCGCCGTCGGCAACTTCAGTTTCGAAGGCGCCCGGCAAGCCACACGAGATCTGTTCGCCGATGCGCGACACAGGCCCGAGGCGGTCTTCGTCGCCAACGACCACATGGCCATCGCCGCCATGGACGTACTGCGCCAGGAACTCGGCTTGCGCGTTCCGCAAGACGTAGCCGTTGTGGGTTTCGACGATGTGCCTCAGGCCGCCTGGGGGGCCTACCAGCTCACCACCGTGGTTCAAAGCGTGGAAGACATGGTCAGCGCCACGGTGACATTGCTGCACGAGCAGATGCAGGGAGAAGTCAACCCACGCAATGTGGTCATACCCGCCCGTCTGGTGGAGCGTGCCACCGTCGGCCGCGTGGCGGCCTGA
- a CDS encoding tripartite tricarboxylate transporter substrate binding protein, with translation MKTAPPFQFSSLKRRTILLAAQTALACSGLATWTSHAKSMTTPAGPDGYPHSGRVVIVVPFAPGGATDIIARLVADELGKRWGTAVVVDNKPGAGGGIGTEYVARAKGDGYTLLLGTQTALAVNPVLLKKVGYNVDKDFAPITELADTPLVLLASKKSGATNLQELTAAIKSKPDAISYGSSGNGTSQHLTTLMMLERIGGKAVHVPYKGSSQSLVDLAGNQIDMQFDNMATALAFARNGQAKALAITSLKRSPLQPDLPTLSEAGVPGFEAATWLGLLAPDATPAPVVQYLNREVVSILNTASVQERLAAQGFTARSMSSEHFRKFIRDETVKFDKLIKSNNLTID, from the coding sequence GTGAAAACAGCACCTCCTTTCCAGTTTTCCTCGCTCAAACGCCGCACCATCCTGCTGGCAGCCCAGACCGCTCTGGCCTGCAGCGGCCTTGCCACATGGACGAGCCATGCAAAGAGCATGACCACACCGGCAGGACCCGATGGCTATCCGCACAGCGGCCGCGTGGTCATCGTCGTGCCGTTCGCACCCGGAGGCGCAACGGACATCATCGCTCGGCTGGTGGCCGATGAGCTCGGCAAGCGCTGGGGCACCGCCGTGGTGGTGGATAACAAGCCCGGCGCTGGCGGCGGCATCGGTACGGAATATGTGGCCCGTGCCAAGGGCGATGGCTACACACTGCTGCTGGGCACGCAGACGGCGCTGGCCGTCAATCCGGTGCTGCTCAAGAAGGTTGGTTACAACGTCGACAAGGATTTCGCCCCCATCACCGAACTGGCCGACACACCACTGGTGCTGCTGGCCAGCAAGAAGTCCGGTGCCACGAACCTGCAGGAACTGACCGCCGCCATCAAATCCAAACCAGACGCGATCTCCTACGGCAGCAGCGGCAACGGCACCTCGCAACACCTGACTACGCTGATGATGCTCGAGCGCATCGGCGGCAAGGCCGTGCATGTGCCGTACAAGGGAAGCAGCCAGTCATTGGTGGACTTGGCAGGCAACCAGATAGACATGCAGTTCGACAATATGGCCACGGCGCTCGCCTTTGCCAGGAACGGCCAGGCCAAAGCGCTTGCCATCACCAGCCTCAAGCGCTCGCCGCTGCAACCCGATCTACCCACCCTGAGCGAAGCGGGTGTGCCCGGCTTCGAAGCGGCGACCTGGCTCGGCCTGCTGGCACCGGACGCCACGCCCGCACCTGTGGTGCAGTATCTGAACAGGGAAGTGGTGAGCATTCTGAACACTGCCTCCGTCCAGGAACGGCTCGCCGCCCAGGGTTTCACCGCCCGCTCGATGTCCAGCGAGCACTTCAGAAAGTTCATCCGGGATGAAACCGTCAAATTCGACAAGCTCATCAAGTCCAACAATCTGACCATTGATTGA